The nucleotide sequence TACCTGCGCAGCATCGGCGAGGACTGCGCGGTGCTGGATGCGCGCGAGGTGCTGGTGGTGGACCGTGGCGAGCTCGGCGTGGATGTGGACTGGGTGCAGAGCGCGCAGCGGCTGGCGAGTTGGCGCGAGGCCAACAGCGCGGCCCGCGTGGTGGCGACCGGCTTCGTGGCGCGCGATCGCCGCGACCGCGTGACCACGCTGGGGCGCAACGGCAGCGACTACTCCGGCGCGATCTTCGCGGCCCTGTTCAATGCCGATGAACTGCATATCTGGACCGACGTGGACGGCGTGCTCTCGGCCGACCCGCGCGTGGTGCCCGAAGCGGTGCAGCTGGAAGCACTGAGCTACGACGAAGCCTGCGAGCTGGCCTACTTCGGCGCCAAGGTGGTGCACCCGCAGACCATGTCGCCGGCGATCGAGCGCGGCCTGCCGATCATCATCCGCAACACCTTCCACCCCGACCATCCCGGCACCCGCATCACCGCCGAACGCACCGCCTCGGGTCCGATCAAGGGGCTGACGCTCAGTGCGGACCTGGCCCTGCTCAACCTGGAAGGCACCGGCCTGATCGGCGTGCCGGGCACGGCCGAACGCGTGTTCGCCGCGCTGCGCAACGCGCACGTGTCGGTGGTGATGATCTCGCAGGGCTCATCGGAGCATTCGATCTGCTGCGTGGTGCGCCAGGCCGAAGCGCAGCGGGCGCGGGACGCGTTGCTGCACGCCTTCGCGCATGAGCTGAGCCTGGGCCAGGTGCAGCGCGTGCAGCTGACCGACAACGTCAGCGTGCTGGCTGCGGTGGGCGACGGCATGGCGGGGCAGCCCGGCGTGGCCGCGCGCCTGTTCGAGTCGCTGGGGCGCGCGCAGGTGAACATCCTGGCGATCGCGCAAGGCTCGTCCGAACGCAACATCTCGGTGGCGGTGGACAGCCACCATGCGACCAAGGCGCTGCGTGCCGCGCACGCCGGATTCTGGCTGTCGCCGCAGACGTTCTCGGTGGGGGTGATCGGTCCGGGCAATGTCGGGGCGGCGCTGCTGGACCAGCTGCTGGCCGCGCAACCCACGCTGCTGACCCGTGCCAACGTCGACCTGCGGCTGCGTGCAGTGGCGTCGCGCAGCCGCATGCGGCTGGATGCGCGCGGCGTGTCCGGCGACTGGCGCGCTGCGCTGGCCGGCGAGGCGCAGGCGACCGACCTCGACCAGTTCACCGACCATCTGCTGTCGGCGCACCTGCCGCATGCGTTGATCATCGACTGCAGCGGCAGCGCCGAGGTGGCCGACCGCTATGCGGGCTGGCTGCAGGCGGGCATCCATGTGGTGACACCGAACAAACAGGCCGGCGCCGGTCCGCTGCCGCGCTACCACGCCATCCGCGACGCGGCGGCGGCCAGCGGTGCACGCTTCCGCTATGAGGCGACGGTGGGCGCTGGCCTGCCGGTCATCACCACGCTGCGCGACCTGGTCGACACCGGCGACGAGGTGCTGGCCATTGACGGCATCTTCTCCGGCACGCTGGCCTGGCTGTTCAACAAGTACGACGGCCAGGTGCCATTCTCCGAATTGGTGGCGCAGGCGCGCGGGATGGGCTACACCGAGCCGGATCCGCGCGACGACCTGTCCGGCGTGGACGTTGCGCGCAAGCTGGTGATCCTGGCGCGTGAAGCCGGGCGCGAGCTGAGCCTGGAACAGGTCACCGTGGAAAGCCTGGTGCCCGAAGCGCTGCGCGCGAGCAGCGTGGACGGCTTCATGGCGGGACTGGATTCGGTCGATGCGGTGTTTGCCGAACGTCTTTCCGGGGCGCGCGCACGCGGTGCGGTGTTGCGTTACGTGGCCCGCCTGTCAGCCGATGCCGCGCAGGTGGGGCTGGTGGAGCTGCCGGCCGACCACGCCTTCGCCAACCTGCGCCTGACCGACAACGTGGTGCAGTTCACCACGCGCCGTTACTGCGAGAACCCGCTGGTGGTGCAGGGGCCGGGCGCCGGTCCGGAGGTGACTGCCGCCGGCGTGTTTGCCGACGTGCTGCGGGTGGCCGCCGGTGAAGGAGCGCGTCTGTGAGCGAGGCAGTGCAAAGGCAGGCCCGAGCGTTTTCGCCGGCCTCGGTGGGCAACGTGGCGGTGGGCTTCGACATCCTCGGCCATGTCATCGCCGGGGTGGGCGATACAGTGACGGTGCGCCGCACGCAGGCACCGGGGGTACGCATCCTCGCGATCCGTGGCACCACCGTGGACCTGCCATTGGACGCGGCCGACAACACGGCGGGTGCGGCGCTGCTGGCATTGTGCGATGCACTCGCGCTGCCGTTTGGCTTCGAACTTGAAATCGACAAGGGCATCGCACTGGGTTCCGGCATGGGCGGATCGGCGGCGTCGTGCGTGGCCGCGCTGGTGGCGGCCAATGCGCTGCTGGACGCGCCGCTTTCGCGCGAGGCGCTGTACCCGTTCGCATTGACCGGCGAAGCGGTGGCCAGCGGCGGCCGGCATGGCGACAACCTGGGGCCGATGCTGCTGGGCGGGCTGGTGCTGAGCACGGCCGACCGGCTGGTCCCGATCCCCGTACCCGCGCACTGGCACAGTCTGCTGGTACACCCCGACGCGGTACTGGAAACCCGCCGTGCGCGTGCCGCGTTGCAGGGCAGCTATGCATTGCCGGAATTCGTGGCGCAGAGCGCGAACCTCGCGCTGGTGCTCAGCGGGTGCTTCCGGGGCGACGCGGACCTGGTCCGCGCCGGCCTGCGCGACGTGCTGGTGGAGCCGCGCCGCGCCGGGTTGATCGTAGGCTTCGCAGCGGCACGCGACGCGGCGCTGGCCGCCGGTGCGCTGGGCGCCAGCATCTCCGGCGCCGGGCCGAGCGTGTTTGCCTGGTTCGACAGCGAAGCGGCGGCACGGGCGGCACAGGCGGCGGTGCAGGGCGCATTCGCCGAGGCCGGGTTCGACAGCCAGGCCTGGGTTTCTCCGTTGAACGCGCCCGGCGCCTGCCTGCTGTGAGCGCGGCTTCCTTCCCTATTCCAGGACTTTCCATGCATTTCGTTTCCACCCGACACGCGGCACCGGCCGCTACCCTCAGTGCGGCGATCGCGTCTGGTTTGGCGCCCGACGGTGGGCTGTATGTGCCCGAACAGCGTCCGCAACCGCAGCGCTGGCACAGGCAGGGCAGCCTGGCGCGTGATGCCGAGGCCGTGCTTGAGCCGTTCTTCGCCGGCGACGCGCTGGCGCCGCAGCTCGGCGCGCTGTGCGACGAAGCGTTCAATTTCCCGGCGCCACTGCGGGCGTTGTCCACCCCGGGCGACCACGTGCTGGAGCTGTTCCATGGGCCCACGGCGGCGTTCAAGGATTTCGGTGCGCGTTTCCTCGCCGCGAGTCTGGCGCAGCTGCAGCGCGACCGGGCGCAGGAACTGACCATCGTGGTCGCGACCTCTGGCGACACCGGCGCAGCGGTGGCCGCCGCGTTCCACCAGCAGCCCGGCATCCGGGTAGTGGTGCTGTATCCGGACGGGCGGGTCTCGCCCCGCCAGGCGCACCAGTTGGGCTGCTTCGGCGACAACATCCACGCACTGCGCGTGGCGGGGTCGTTCGACGACTGCCAGGCGATGGTGAAGCAGGCATTGAGCGACCGCGAGCTGCAGGCGCAGGTACCGCTGAGTTCGGCCAACAGCATCAGCCTGGGACGCTGGCTGCCGCAGATGAGTTATTACGCGCATGCGGCGCTGGGCCATCACGCCGCCAC is from Stenotrophomonas bentonitica and encodes:
- the thrA gene encoding bifunctional aspartate kinase/homoserine dehydrogenase I, giving the protein MSIVAASPDAAASPAPSSPLQAATATVVHKFGGTSVADADRYRHVAQLLLARDEAMQVTVVSAMKGVTDALIALAGAAADNAPQWRDDWHDLRARHRGAAVALLGEHAGDTVEWLDARFDHLAEVLGALAVIGELPAEVLDRVQGLGEVYSAHLLGHYLRSIGEDCAVLDAREVLVVDRGELGVDVDWVQSAQRLASWREANSAARVVATGFVARDRRDRVTTLGRNGSDYSGAIFAALFNADELHIWTDVDGVLSADPRVVPEAVQLEALSYDEACELAYFGAKVVHPQTMSPAIERGLPIIIRNTFHPDHPGTRITAERTASGPIKGLTLSADLALLNLEGTGLIGVPGTAERVFAALRNAHVSVVMISQGSSEHSICCVVRQAEAQRARDALLHAFAHELSLGQVQRVQLTDNVSVLAAVGDGMAGQPGVAARLFESLGRAQVNILAIAQGSSERNISVAVDSHHATKALRAAHAGFWLSPQTFSVGVIGPGNVGAALLDQLLAAQPTLLTRANVDLRLRAVASRSRMRLDARGVSGDWRAALAGEAQATDLDQFTDHLLSAHLPHALIIDCSGSAEVADRYAGWLQAGIHVVTPNKQAGAGPLPRYHAIRDAAAASGARFRYEATVGAGLPVITTLRDLVDTGDEVLAIDGIFSGTLAWLFNKYDGQVPFSELVAQARGMGYTEPDPRDDLSGVDVARKLVILAREAGRELSLEQVTVESLVPEALRASSVDGFMAGLDSVDAVFAERLSGARARGAVLRYVARLSADAAQVGLVELPADHAFANLRLTDNVVQFTTRRYCENPLVVQGPGAGPEVTAAGVFADVLRVAAGEGARL
- a CDS encoding homoserine kinase, whose translation is MSEAVQRQARAFSPASVGNVAVGFDILGHVIAGVGDTVTVRRTQAPGVRILAIRGTTVDLPLDAADNTAGAALLALCDALALPFGFELEIDKGIALGSGMGGSAASCVAALVAANALLDAPLSREALYPFALTGEAVASGGRHGDNLGPMLLGGLVLSTADRLVPIPVPAHWHSLLVHPDAVLETRRARAALQGSYALPEFVAQSANLALVLSGCFRGDADLVRAGLRDVLVEPRRAGLIVGFAAARDAALAAGALGASISGAGPSVFAWFDSEAAARAAQAAVQGAFAEAGFDSQAWVSPLNAPGACLL
- the thrC gene encoding threonine synthase, producing the protein MHFVSTRHAAPAATLSAAIASGLAPDGGLYVPEQRPQPQRWHRQGSLARDAEAVLEPFFAGDALAPQLGALCDEAFNFPAPLRALSTPGDHVLELFHGPTAAFKDFGARFLAASLAQLQRDRAQELTIVVATSGDTGAAVAAAFHQQPGIRVVVLYPDGRVSPRQAHQLGCFGDNIHALRVAGSFDDCQAMVKQALSDRELQAQVPLSSANSISLGRWLPQMSYYAHAALGHHAATGEVLNLVVPTGNLGNAMAAVLARAMGLPLGQIALATNANDVLPRFFEGQAYRPQDSVATLANAMDVGAPSNFERLRWLHEGDDDALRAGFRTASVSDAEIREVIARRYAAAGEVFCPHTATAVKLLEQLRAQGVQGDWAVAATAHPAKFESVVEPLIGRSIEVPPALEALLKRPAHAEPCPPHYAALRESLLG